The following are encoded in a window of Lampris incognitus isolate fLamInc1 chromosome 15, fLamInc1.hap2, whole genome shotgun sequence genomic DNA:
- the LOC130125508 gene encoding thrombomodulin-like encodes MRTVRGLLALIAFTLLMSGTNGTSPDSGYCIGTQCYVVFAGPGSFRDAQTECAKKDGHLMTVRSSVSHDTLLILLGGRLGQYWIGLHLPTGCPSAAEELRGFQWVTKDAESDFYNWAAFDDACSPRCVAVSKDNDFKWTPVPCGEGVAGFLCEYSLAEPCLGLQVKGNESVTYSTPYGFGGEDLLSLPQGSVAVRRPAETKFICSKQEWLKAPWQCGLDEGGCEFRCEAADSGQPPQCVCPQGLVVDPRNNVTCEEDHGDPCHALLCDQACAQAEGGYACQCDPGFRLAEDGRTCEDDCSDPRQCPGELLKCVSTAGGFECACLDGYRRSEDGRCVDEDECASSPCEHLCSNTAGSYSCSCFEGFKPKEASSNECELHCGRSKCPALCDPNNPFQCECPVGYVVDQVDAVSDCVDIDECTMNYCEQGCRNTFGGYWCFCPQGFTLVDDYKCVDNESRTTEAWEGSGATTPFSVTPSVSSPEPTSRPSVVAAGGLLAIIVSVVVVILVAVFLARHVLRRSGGLESPSGLKEEGDAALHDLREVTGDKTDSGKPPKQDP; translated from the coding sequence ATGAGGACCGTCAGAGGACTACTCGCCCTCATAGCGTTCACGTTGCTGATGTCAGGAACTAACGGGACAAGTCCGGATAGCGGCTACTGTATTGGGACCCAGTGTTACGTGGTGTTCGCGGGGCCCGGCAGTTTCAGGGACGCCCAGACTGAGTGCGCAAAGAAGGACGGACACCTGATGACGGTTCGGTCGTCCGTATCTCACGACACCCTCCTGATCCTGCTGGGGGGCCGCCTGGGACAGTACTGGATCGGCTTGCATTTGCCCACCGGCTGTCCCAGTGCGGCGGAGGAGCTGAGAGGCTTCCAGTGGGTGACCAAGGACGCCGAGTCGGACTTCTACAACTGGGCGGCTTTCGACGACGCCTGCTCCCCTCGATGCGTCGCGGTCTCCAAAGACAACGACTTCAAATGGACGCCGGTGCCGTGCGGCGAAGGGGTCGCCGGGTTCCTCTGCGAGTACAGCCTGGCGGAGCCGTGCCTCGGTCTGCAGGTCAAAGGCAACGAGTCCGTAACCTACAGCACGCCCTACGGGTTCGGGGGCGAAGACCTGCTGTCGCTTCCGCAGGGCAGCGTGGCCGTCCGCCGGCCCGCAGAGACCAAGTTCATATGCAGCAAGCAGGAGTGGCTGAAGGCGCCGTGGCAGTGCGGGCTGGACGAAGGCGGCTGCGAGTTCAGGTGCGAGGCAGCGGACAGCGGACAGCCGCCCCAGTGCGTCTGTCCGCAGGGGCTCGTCGTGGATCCGCGCAATAACGTCACCTGTGAGGAGGACCACGGCGACCCGTGTCACGCCCTGCTCTGCGACCAAGCGTGCGCCCAAGCGGAGGGCGGCTACGCGTGCCAGTGCGACCCCGGGTTCAGGCTGGCGGAGGACGGGAGGACGTGCGAGGACGACTGCAGTGACCCGAGACAGTGTCCCGGCGAGCTGCTCAAGTGCGTGAGTACCGCCGGCGGGTTCGAGTGCGCGTGCCTGGATGGGTACAGGCGGAGCGAGGACGGCCGCTGCGTGGACGAGGACGAGTGCGCCTCTTCCCCGTGCGAGCACCTGTGCAGCAACACCGCCGGCAGCTACAGCTGCTCCTGCTTCGAGGGCTTTAAACCGAAGGAGGCGTCGTCGAACGAGTGTGAGCTGCACTGCGGCCGCAGTAAGTGCCCCGCGCTATGCGACCCCAACAATCCCTTCCAGTGCGAATGCCCCGTCGGTTACGTGGTGGACCAGGTAGACGCCGTGTCGGATTGCGTGGACATAGACGAGTGCACGATGAATTACTGCGAGCAAGGCTGCAGAAATACGTTCGGGGGCTACTGGTGTTTCTGCCCGCAGGGTTTTACGCTCGTCGATGACTATAAGTGTGTAGACAACGAAAGTCGGACTACGGAGGCGTGGGAGGGCTCCGGGGCCACTACTCCCTTCTCTGTGACACCCAGCGTGAGTTCCCCGGAGCCGACAAGTCGCCCCTCGGTCGTGGCTGCAGGCGGTCTCCTCGCAATAATCGTCAGCGTTGTCGTCGTCATCCTGGTGGCGGTCTTCCTGGCTCGACACGTCCTCAGACGAAGCGGTGGTCTGGAGAGCCCGAGCGGGCTCAAAGAGGAGGGGGACGCGGCGCTACACGACTTACGGGAGGTCACGGGCGACAAAACGGACTCAGGGAAGCCTCCGAAGCAAGACCCCTAG